In the genome of Kazachstania africana CBS 2517 chromosome 6, complete genome, the window ATATGACAAATTGATGATCTCTATTGATATCTTTATACAATTGTGGGCCATTTCtttatgaaatttcaagtttttttcATGAATTGAGTTCAGATcaattataataaaatgaaaaaatggtTTGAATAGAATCAACTTTGTTAATAGATAGTCCAAATATAGTAGTTTGCTCGGCTTCAGATAATATTCCCTTTCTTTATTGGTGGCATATTCTCTATGTTTTAATTGTAGTGGTAAATTATTGTACCAAGTAAATAAGATGTCTTCCAAATGAAGAACTACATTTGCGTCTATTTTCAGGATCTCGACATCTATTGAGTATAATGttctataaatttttaacattattaatattaattttgtaTGTTCATTGTTCATGCCACAGCTACTTATAATATtagaattttcattgaatataACGCCATCAGAAACGATTTTCTCATCATCAACGTCGTATGGCAACTCCTGATCTATAAAAGATTCATTTAGTGAAGCAGGTAGACCCAGTGTACAATtcatataaatatcaaCCTTATAAATTGACcaaaataatcttttcttggtCTCATCCTCAATTGCTGTGGGTCCAGTCAAGGATGGCTTTCTATGTAAGTTTTCTCGTATTGCAATTCTTAGGGCTATTCCAATATAGTAGTAACACGCCTTCAGATCACCTGAACATTGTAGAAAGATAGTCATCATAAATATAGCCTGTATTGAGTGGATGTCATTGATGTCTTTAAAGTCAATCAGTGTCTTAGCCTTGTTGAAGTAGTTTAAACCTCGAgaataagaattattttcCTCCTGTGAAAATAATTCACCTACAGCTAAAACAGcaaatatcaatgattCAGCCTTACGCTGTTTTATAGTCTTGGGATTCGTACCAAGTTCATACAACGAATCTAAAATCTTAACCAATGAAGGTCTGTGATAAAATCTGAATAAGACACATGCCGAACTCCACGTCTTTAAGATTAGTTTCAATGCGATATCCCGGGGAGGTAAACTAATagtatcatttttattaacCTCTTCACTGTTTAGCGTTTTGATAAGTTGTTCTCTCGATAGATTTTGCAAGCTCTCAAGACTGGCACCAGAATATAGCCTCTCAATTAGGGTTTTATATGGATTGACTTTGTCACTTAACTTCGGAGAATGCGATCTAGAACTTGTGGTGGAATCTATAAGATGTATGTCGTTTGAAACATCATTTGCAAATGCAATAGAATGTGACCTAGGTCGAGCAGTATTTGTATATTCACATATTATCGACGTCCTAGCACAGTGAGAGCATGGTGACTTACCATCacatcttcttttcttttttcgaCAAGCTATGCATGCCTTGAAAACTCTCAACCTAGTTGGagtcaattttttggttTTTGAATCAGTTGAAAGCACTAACAGTTTTGGTCTTTTCGGTTGTACCATTCTTTATTCCTAAGAAGGCTGATGAGTGTGTGTCTTCGAGGTaaatttaatcttttttcgTATAAGTAATATCCTGATGTGCCTAATATTATTGACAGTGATAAATCTAAATATATGTTAAAAAGATACTTTGAATGATTGAGCATTATAGGGTAAAAGGAGAAAATGAGAATCTTAATAACGATTACACATGGATTTGCATGTGCGGGAGAGCtatttgattcaataaatatgatCTCTTGCTTCAATTCTTGAAGGTTTTGGGAtgt includes:
- the KAFR0F01490 gene encoding uncharacterized protein (similar to Saccharomyces cerevisiae YJL206C; ancestral locus Anc_1.128) codes for the protein MVQPKRPKLLVLSTDSKTKKLTPTRLRVFKACIACRKKKRRCDGKSPCSHCARTSIICEYTNTARPRSHSIAFANDVSNDIHLIDSTTSSRSHSPKLSDKVNPYKTLIERLYSGASLESLQNLSREQLIKTLNSEEVNKNDTISLPPRDIALKLILKTWSSACVLFRFYHRPSLVKILDSLYELGTNPKTIKQRKAESLIFAVLAVGELFSQEENNSYSRGLNYFNKAKTLIDFKDINDIHSIQAIFMMTIFLQCSGDLKACYYYIGIALRIAIRENLHRKPSLTGPTAIEDETKKRLFWSIYKVDIYMNCTLGLPASLNESFIDQELPYDVDDEKIVSDGVIFNENSNIISSCGMNNEHTKLILIMLKIYRTLYSIDVEILKIDANVVLHLEDILFTWYNNLPLQLKHREYATNKEREYYLKPSKLLYLDYLLTKLILFKPFFHFIIIDLNSIHEKNLKFHKEMAHNCIKISIEIINLSYEMINENLLSGAYWFSIHTIFYSVACLTVYRYHLHRKMNSTSKEDETDENLSLEISRVENHYKMGYETLLKLKGSSIVSERIFNVLTTIFEEFNEKIVLLSQQVMSNLKNTLINHSVLNHQKKVSITNIHNVLNHSDDSSVVNSNEFYMDSALAKNNNLMFDPQEFLGKLLDDLNFSL
- the NCE101 gene encoding Nce101p (similar to Saccharomyces cerevisiae NCE101 (YJL205C); ancestral locus Anc_1.129), whose translation is MLNHSKYLFNIYLDLSLSIILGTSGYYLYEKRLNLPRRHTLISLLRNKEWYNRKDQNC